GCAACAACGTCCAGGAGGTCATGGACTTCGCCCTGATCGCCCAGGCCGCCACCCTGAAGGCGCGCGTCCCCTTCGTGCACGCGTTCGACGGCTTCCGCACCTCCCATGAGGTCCAGAAGATCGAGTTGCTGCCCGACGAGGTCATCCGGGCCATGATCGACGACGAGCTGGTCAAGGCCCACCGGGAGCGGGCCCTCACGCCGGACCGGCCGGTCATGCGCGGCACCGCCCAGAACTCGGACGTCTACTTCCAGGCCCGTGAGGTCTCGAACCCCTACTACCTGGCCACGCCGGGCATCGTGCAGGCGTGCATGGACCAGCTGGCCGAGCTCACCGGCCGCCGGTACCACCTGTTCGACTACGTCGGCGCCCCGGACGCGGACCGGGTCATCGTGCTCATGGGTTCGGGCGCCGAGGCCGTCGAGGAGACCGTGGAGTACCTGAACGCCCGCGGCGAGAAGGTCGGCCTGATCAAGGTCCGCCTCTTCCGGCCGTTCGCGGCGGACGCCCTGCTGAAGGCCATCCCCGAGAGCGTGCGGGCCATCGCCGTCCTCGACCGGACCAAGGAGCCCGGCTCGGCCGGTGAGCCGCTCTACCAGGACGTGCTGACCGCCCTGTCCACCGCGGTCATAAACGGCGAGCGGTCCAGCCTGCCCATCGTCGTCGGCGGCCGCTACGGCTTGGGCTCGAAGGAGTTCACGCCGGCCATGATCAAGGGCATCTTCGACGAACTGAAGAAGGACCGGCCCAAGAACCGGTTCACCGTCGGGATCGTCGACGATCTCACCCACACCCACATCGAGTACGACCCCAACTTCTCCACCGAGGCCGACGACGTCCACCGGGCCGTGTTCTGGGGCCTGGGTTCCGACGGCACGGTCGGGGCGAACAAGAACTCCATCAAGATCATCGGCGAGGAGACGGACTTCTATGCCCAGGGCTACTTCGTCTATGACTCGAAGAAGTCCGGCGGCATCACCATCTCCCACCTGCGCTTCGGCCCGCGGCCGATCAAGTCCACCTACCAGATCCAGAAGGCCAACTTCGTGGCGATCCACCAGTTCGTGTTCCTGTACAAGTACCCGGTGCTGGACGCCGCGACGCCGGGGGCGACGGTGCTCCTGAACTCGCCGTACCCGGCGGACGAGGTGTGGAACCACCTGCCGCGGTCCTTCCAGCAGCAGGTGGTGGAGAAGGGGCTGAAGCTCTGGGCCATCGACGCCGACAACGTCGCCCGGCAGACGGGCATGGGCCGGCGCATCAACACCATCATGCAGACCTGCTTCTTCGCCATCTCCGGCGTGCTGCCCAAGGACGAGGCGATCGCCAAGATCAAGAAGGCGATCGAGAAGACCTACAGCAGCAAGGGCGAGACGGTGGTGCAGAAGAACTTCGCCGCCGTCGACGCCGCCCTGGCCCACCTGCACGAGGTGAAGATCGGCGAGGTCACCTCCACCTTCGACCTGCGGCCGCCGGTTCCGCCCGAGGCGCCGGAGTTCGTCCAGAAGGTGACGGCCGAGATGATCGCCAACCGCGGCGACCTGCTGCCCACCTCGCTGATCCCTGCCGACGGCACCTACCCGACCGCCACCACCCAGTGGGAGAAGCGGTCCATCGGCCTCGAGGTGCCCGTTTGGGATCCGGACGTCTGCATCCAGTGCGGCAAGTGCGTACTCGTGTGCCCGCACGCCGTCATCCGGGCCAAGGTGGCGGACGAAGCGGACCTGGCCTCGGCTCCCGAGGGCTTCAAGCACATGCCGGCCCGCTTCCGCGAGCTGCCGGGCAAGCGGTACACCATCCAGGTCTCCATCGAGGACTGCACCGGCTGCGCCCTGTGCGTCGAGGCCTGCCCCGCCAAGAGCAAGCAGGATCCGTCCCACAAGGCCATCAACATGACCGACGTCGAGGCCGCCCGGGCGCAGGCCCAGGGCCACTGGGACTTCTTCCTCTCCCTGCCGGACATCAGCGAGACGCAGATCCCGTTCAACAACGTCCGCAACGTGCAGCTGGCCCGGCCGCTGTTCGAGTTCTCCGGCGCCTGCGCGGGCTGCGGCGAGACCCCGTACCTGAAGCTGATCTCCCAGCTGTTCGGCGACCGGGCGCTCATCGCCAACGCCACCGGCTGCTCCTCGATCTACGGCGGCAACCTGCCGACCACCCCGTGGGCGAAGAACAACGAGGGCCGCGGCCCGGCCTGGTCCAACTCGCTGTTCGAGGACAATGCCGAATTCGGCCTGGGCATGCGGCTGGCCGTCGACAAGCAGGCCGCCATGGCCGCCGAGCTGGTCGACGCCCTGCGTGACCAGATCGGCGCCGACCTGGCCGACGCCCTGCTGAGCGCCGACCAGTCCACCACCGCCGGCATCGAGGCGCAGCGGGAGCGGGTGGCCGAGCTGAAGAAGCGGCTGGCCGCCATCGCCGACCCGCGGGCGGAGCAGCTCGCGGCGATCGCCGACTACCTGGTCAAGAAGTCGGTCTGGATCGTCGGCGGCGACGGTTGGGCCTACGACATCGGCTTCGGCGGCCTCGACCACGTCCTCGCCTCGGGTAAGAACGTCAACATCCTGGTGCTCGACACCGAGGTGTACTCCAACACCGGCGGCCAGGCCTCCAAGTCGACGCCGCTGGGCGCGGTGGCCAAGTTCGCGGCCGGCGGCAAGCCGGTGGGCAAGAAGGACCTGGGCATGATCGCCATGCAGTACGGCAACGTCTACGTCGCCCAGGTGGCGATGGGCTACAACGACGCCCAGGTGATCCGGGCCATCCGCGAGGCCGAGTCCTACGACGGCCCGTCGATCATCATCGCCTACAGCCACTGCATCGCCCACGGCATCGACATGGCCAAGGGTCTCGTCCAGCAGAAGCTGGCCGTCGAGTCCGGTCACTGGCCCGTCTACCGCTACGACCCGCGCCTGGTGGCCGAGGGCAAGAACCCGTTCCAGCTGGATTGCCCGGCGCCGAAGGTGTCGCTGGAGGAGTATATCTACAACGAGACCCGGTATGCGCAGCTCCGCAAGTTCAATCCGGAGGCCGCGCAGGAGCTCCTCCGGTCGGCCCAGGAGGCCGTCGAGACCAGGTGGCGCCGGTACGAGCACCTGGCCCGGATGGAAGTCACCTCGGCAGACTAGGGACACAAGCCCCTGGCCGCAGCGAACCTACAGCAGTGAGAAGGAGCAGGGCGTGTGCTCACGCCCTGCTCCTCTTGTTGTCTTCCGGCCGCCATGTCGGCGCAGCCCCGGCGTTTACCGGGTGCCTGCCGGAAGCGCAGCTCCGTCCGCTACCGGCCGGTGCGCCGCTCCACCTCCAGCTGGAGGACCACGTCGCCCCGGGCCTTCACCGTGACCCGGTCGCCCATGCGGAGGTCGCTCACGCGGATCTTCCCTTCGCCCAGGGTAAGCACCGCCTCCTCGGCCAGGATCAGCTTCCGGTCCTGACGCCCGTTCACCCGCAGGGTGATCACGTCGTCCGCGATGGCCCGGATCGTCCCGGTGAGCTCCACCACCTCGGGCCGCTCCTCAACGAGGATCCGGTCCGCGATGCCGTTCACCAACCGGATGCGCAGCCGGTCGCCGGCCTGCAAGTCGTCCAGCTCCACCCGCCGGCCGTCCCGGACATAGGACGTGGCCGGGCTGAGAAGGACCCGCTGCTGGCCGTCGCCAGTGTACAGCCGCAGGCTGGGGGAGAAGTCGATGGAAACGTGGTAGATCGCCACCAGCTGGCCGGTGACCTCCTGGGCCGGGATCTCCTCCACCAGCACGTCGGCCGCCTCGCCGTCGACCAGGGTCACGATCACCCGGTCGCCGGGCTGCAGGTCGGTGATCCGGATGGGGCTGTCGCCTCGCCGGATGGAGGCGTCGGCCGCCAGCGGGATGTTCCGGACGCCCTCGTCGGTCCGCACGTCAATGCTGGCCCGGAAGGTGATCGAGACGGGATAGACCTCCACGATGGTCCCTGTGATCTTCTCCGTCACGGGGCCGCGCTCGGTGACCGCAATCTCGGTGGCGACGCCGTCCTTCAGGGTCACCGTCACCCTGTCGCCGACCCGCAGGTCCTCCGGCTCTAGCCGCTGCCGGCCATGGATAATCTGCACCTCAGGATCCAGGTCGATGCTGACCTTCTCCCGGCCGGTGTTCACCACGATGCTGGACCGGAACCGGATCGACACGTCGTAGATCGCCTCGATCGTCCCGGTGACCTGCTCGACCAGGGGCCCGCGCTTTTCGACACGGATCTCGGTGGCGACGCCGTCCACCGTCGTCACGACCAGCTCATCGCCCGCCCGCAGCTCCTCCAGACGCAGCGGGGTGTTGCGGTAGCGGATGGAGACGTTCTCGGCGAGGTTGATGCGCCTGCTCCCGCCGTCGGTCTTCACCGTGACGCGCGCGGGCTGGTTCCGGGTGGCCGCCTCCACCTTCTCCAGGGTGCCGGAGACCTCCTCGACCAGTGGCCCGCGGCTCCGGACGGTGACCTCCGTACCGACCCCGTCCACGGTCTTCACGACCACCTGGTCGCCCACCCGCAGTTCCTCCAGCCGCAGCGGGGTGTTGCGGTAGCGGATGGAGACGTTCTCGGCGAGGTTGATGCGCCTGCTCCCGCCGTCGGTCTTCACCGTGATGCGCGCGGGCTGGTTCCGGGTGGCCGCCTCCACCTTCTCCAGGGTGCCGGAGACCTCCTCGACCAGCGGACCGCGCTTGTGGATGGTGATCTCGGTGCCGACGCCGTCCACCACGGTGATGGTGACCTCATCGCCGACCCGCAGGTCCTCCGCCTGCAGCCTGCGGCTGCCGTGCCGGATCGAGACGTCGCTGGCCAGGGTCACCGTGCGGGTCGCCTTGCCGGTGTTCACCGTCACCTTCGGACCGGAAGTCCGGGTGGCCGGCGTGATCTGCTGGATGGTCCCGCTCACCTCTTCCACCAGCGGGCCCCGGGACAGGACGCGGACTTCCTCGGCCACGCCGTTCACCAGCCGGACCTGCACCTGATCCCCCTGGCGCAGGTCGGCCACGGTCAGCCGGTTGTTGCCCTGGCGGATGACGACGTTGGCGGCCAGGGTGACCGTGCGGGTGCGGCCGTCCTCGGTGCGCAGGCGCAGCCGGGCCTGGGTGTTCTTCGTCGCCGGCTGGACGGACTGGATCTCACCCCGAACGGTCTCCTCCGTGCGGGCGGGCTTGTCGACCGTGATGCGGATGGCGATGCCGCCGGCCAGCCGCACCGTCACCTCATCCCCGGGCTCCAGATCCGTCAGGTCCACCCTGTTGCCCTCCCGGGTGATGACCGCTCCGGGCGCCACCGTGATGGTTCGGGTGCTGTTGCCGACCCGCACCCGGATGGACCCCAGGAACGAAATCGAGTACGGCTGGACCGAGACAATCGTGCCCTTGATCTGGTCCTCCGTGCCGGCGCCGGAGCCGCGCTCGGTCACCTCGATGGCCACGACGACTCCCGCGATGACGTTGAGCCGCACCTTATCGCCGACCCGCAGCTGGTTCAGCGCGATGGACCGGCCATTGTAGGTCGCCGTCACCTGCGGCGCCAGCGGGTAGGTCTGCTCCTTGCCGCCCGAGCGCTTCAGAACCAGCAGCCCGAGCCCGCCGGCCATCTCGGACGGCTGGAAGATGGCGCTGATCTCGCCCGTCACGTCGCTGACTCCGGGCAGATTGACCGGCGAGTGGGCGATGACCATCAGCACCCGCTCGTCGCTGTCGAGCACCACCGAGACCCGGGCGCCCTTCGGCAGGTCGTCGAGGCCGGCCCGGCGTTCATCCAGGAAGACCGGCGCGTCCGCGGCCACCGAGAGCGTCCGGTTGCGACCCTGCACGGACAGGGTAATTGTCCGGTTCCGCTCGCTGGCCGACACCAGGTCGCCCGCCAGGTAACCAGGACGGAACCGCCCCTGCTCGCCCAGCTGTCGGTCGGTGCGGGACAGCAGGGCCGCCGCCTGGGCCCGCGTGATCGGGTCGTTGGGCCGGAACGTGCCGTCGGGGAAGCCCTGCACGAGCTCGTGGTCCACGGCGGCCGCCACGTAACCCACCAGCGAGGCGGGCACCAGATCGCCGTCCTTGAACGGCAGGCTCGCCGTCATCTTGGCCTGCGCCTCGGCCTCGTAGCCCAACGCGCGGACCAGCAGCACGGAAACCCAGAGCCGGCTCGCCTTCTCGCTGGCCCGCAGCAGGCCGTCCTCCGCGATCGGCATGATCTCGTAGTCGACCGCGACAGCGATATAGGGCCTTGCCCATGCCGGAATCTGATCGCGGTCGGTGTAGGGCAGCAGCTCGCGGATGCGGCTCTCACTCAGCCGCTGGGCCTCATCCTCCAGCCCCATGAGCCGCACGGCCACCGTCACCGCCTCGGCTCGGGTCAACGGCGCCGAGGGCTGGAAGAGGCCGTTGCCGACGCCTCTCATGAGCCCCTTGAGCTGCATCTCCACCACATACGGCCAGGCCCAGTCGCTGTCAGGGACGTCCAGGAAACCGAGCCCCAGACCGAGTCCCAGACCGATGCCCCTTGACGCTGCCGCCGCCGGGGCCGGCGCCGCCCCCAGCAGCAGCACGAGGGCGAGAACGACGCTCAGCAGTCGTCGCACCCTCAAGAGAACCCCTCCTCTCTGGTCACTCCGTTCACCGTCAATACAGACGATTCGGGGCGCCGCGCGCGTTTCAGGGGGTCCGTGAGATGACAGAAAAATCGTCAGGAGAGGGACACCCCTCTCCTGACGTCTCGCCCGTAATCACGCCATCTCCCAGGGCCGAACGGGGGCCGCACGCCCTGGCTCACGCCCCCCCGGCTCACGCCTCCCGGAGCTCGGTCCCGCCCATCTCGTGCAGCCAGGCCCACTGCTCCTGACTCACCGGCATGACCGACAGGCGCGACTGGCGCACCAGGGCCCAGTCGGCGAACCGGGGATCGGCCTTAACATCGGCCAGGGTCACCGGGGTTCTGAACCGGTAGAGCGGCTCGACATCCACCGCGACCCATCGGCCCTCCGAATCGGTCGGGTCGGGGTACGGCTCGCTGACGATGCGCCCGACGCCCACAACCGCCCGTTCGTCGCCGGTGTGGTAGAAGAGGAACAGGTCGCCGGGCCTCATCGCCCGCATATTCCTGGCCGCCGCCGCGTTGCGCACCCCGTCCCAGAGGTCGCGCCCCGCACGCTCCAGGTCGTCGTAGCTGTAGACGGTTGGTTCGGTCTTCATCAACCAGAAGGCCATCGCCAGGTCCTCCTCTCCGCGGGCCGGAGCGCCGGCCCTCACTCCTCGCCCCGCCGGATGATCCGGCCGTGGCGCCCGCCGACCCACTCGCCCCGGTCCACCACCACGTGGCCGTTGACCAGCACGTAGGCAATGCCTTCGGGGTACTCCTGCGGGCTCAGCCAGGTCGTCCGGTCGGCAACGGTCGCCGGATCGAACAGCACGAGGTCGGCGTACTGCCCGGGCTTGACGTAGCCCCTGCTCTTCAGGCCCAGCTCGTCCGCCACCTGGCCGGTGGACTTGCGGACGGCCTGCTCCAGCGTGAGCACCCCGCGCTTGCGCACCAGCTCCTCGAACAGCTGGGGGTAGGTGCCGTAGGAGCGCCGGTGGAACGCGTAGGCGCGCGCCTCCGCCGCCGTGGCCAGCTTCGGTTGCGCTTCCCCGTCGGTGGAGACGACGGACCAGTCCGCCGCGTAGAACCGGTGCATCGCCCGCTCGCTGGAGACCAGCGCCACGACCCGGGTGTTCGGGTGCCGCGCCAGAAGACTCCGGGCCGCTTCGGATTCCGGCAGGCCCAGCAGTGCGGCGGCCTCTGCCACGGTCAGCCCCTGCAGCTCCCCGGGCGCCCCGTCGACGATCAGCAGGTGCTCCGGCGGCAGGGCCGAAGCCCACTCCGCGAGGGGGCGGTTGACCGCGTAGTCCGGCGCCCGGTAGGGATAGACGTCGGCAAAGACCCGCTGCCCGGCGGCCCGGGCCTCCTCGATCAGACGGACGACCTCGTCCTCCTTGCCCCAGTTCCGGTAGTGCACGATCTTCAGGTGCGAAAGGTTCACGGGGACGCCGGCCTGCCGACCGATCTCCAGCGCCTCCTCGATCGCCTCCACCAGGGCGTCGCCCTCGCTGCGCATGTGCGTGGCGTAGATGCCGCCGTAAGGGGCGGTCTCCTTCACCAGTTCCACCAACTCCGCCGTTCCGGCGAAGGACCCGGGCTGGTACTCGAGCCCGGTGGAGAGGCCCAGGGCCCCGTCCTCCATGCCCTCGCGCACCAGCCGCTTCATCTCCGCCAGCTGCGCCTCGCCGGCCGGTCCCTCGGCCCATCCCATCACGTGAGCGCGCACGGACCCCTGCCCCAGGTAGGTACCGTAGTTGACGCCCGTCCCCTCCGCCTCAAGCCGGGAGAGGAACGCGCCGATGTCCACCGGCGACCGGCCGTCCACGCCGCCGATCTCAGTGGTGATGCCCTGCATCAGCGAGGCCTTGGCGTCCCGCTCGATGAAGGGGTTGAGCAGGTCGTCGTGGGTGTGCGAATGGGGGTTGATGAACCCGGGGGCCACCACCAACCCCGTTGCGTCGATGACCCGTTCCGCCCGGTACGGTCCGACGTCGCCCACGGCGACGATGCGGTCGCCGCTGACCGCCACGTCGCCCCGGAAGCCGGGCGCGCCGGTCCCGTCGACCACGGTGCCGCCGGCGATGACGAGGTCATATACTATGGGGGTTGCCTCCACCGCGGGCGGGTCTGCGGCGCCCCTGCCAGGGGGCTCGCCTCCGGCAGCACCGCCGCCCTCCGCCGCCCCGGCAGGACCCGCAGGCGGTGCGGAGCAACTGACGAGAAGCAGGAGACCGAAAAGCACTGCGATGAGCCTCGGCACCTCGGATCCGCCTCCTCGTTGGGTGATTTTACTGTACCTGACGGGTGTACCGGGGTCAAACCCTCTTGCACGCCAACCGGCCCTACGTGTAAACTGAAGAAAACGTCGCGACGTTGCCTCAGGGCATCGGCTGCGAGAAATTCACAGAGACGGGAGTACGAGAGCAGATGGCCAAGACCCTTTATTTCGGTAACCTGCCGTGGGCAGCCACCAGCGAGGACCTGCACAACGCCGTGTCGCAGTACTGCGAGGTCATCTCCGCTCGCATTGTCACGGACCGCGAGACCGGCCGCAGTCGCGGGTTCGGCTTCGTGGAAGTGCCCGACGAAGCCGCCCAGCTGGTGATCGATGCCCTGAACGGTGCGGAGTGGGCAGGCCGCCCGCTGACCGTCAACGAGGCGCGTCCGCGCGACGGCCGGGCCAACCTGGGCCTGCCGAAGAAGGTACAGCCCTGATCACTCGCCGATAAGCGTGCCACCTGCGGGTGGCACTTTTTTTGCGGAGGGGAGCGCTGCCGCCCCTCCCATTTTGTGCGCTTGCGCCAAGAAGAAACCAAGAGGGGTTCGCGCCGGTCCAACCGAATGGTATAGGGCTGTAGGGGGTGTTCGCACTGTACTGGCACGGCCGCTTCTGGAGGATGATCGATTGGCCGCTCTTCGCCATCGTCCTCGCCATCACTGCCATCGGCTTTGTCGTGATCTCCAGCGCCGCGCCGAGCTACGAGGTCAAGGCGGACCTCATCAAGCAGGCGGCCGCCCTCGTCATGGGCATCTTCGCCTGGGCGATCCTGCTTCTCCTTGACTACAACGAGCTGCGCGCCCTCCACTGGTGGATCTACGGGTTCAACGTGGCGATGCTGCTGGCCGTCGTGGCGTTCGGCGTCGAGGTCATGGGCAACAAGAACTGGCTGGACCTCGGCGTCATCATGGTGCAGCCGTCTGAACTGGGCAAGGTGCTCTTGATCATCACGCTGGCGAAGCAGCTCGACGACATGGAGCGGCTGGACGCGTGGTGGCACCTCGCGCCGCCGATCCTCCACGTGCTCCCCGTCCTGGGCGCCGTGGTCCTGCAGAAGGACCTGGGAACCGCCCTGGTGTTCGCCGTGATCGGCGTCGTCATGGTCTACGGCCGCGGCTTCCCGGGGCGGAAGCTGCTGGCGGCGGGGATTCTCCTGGCCGCGTTCGTCGTCGGGTCCGTCTGGAGCCACTACACATACGGCACCGTCTTCCCGCTGAACATCAACCCGGGTCAGTGGTCCCGCATCGACGCCTTCCTCTTCCCGGAGAAGGATCCCCAGGGGTCCGGCTGGCAGGTGCTGCAGTCCAAGATGGCGATCGCCAGCGGCGACATCTGGGGCAAGGGGTATAAGCAGGGCGAGTATCAGCAGAACGGCTGGCTCCCCTTCCCCCACACCGACTTCGCCTTCGCGGCGCTGGTCGAGGAGTGGGGGTTCGTCGGAGGCGCCGTGCTGCTCGGCCTCTACGCGCTGCTGTTCCTCCGGCTGGCGATCATCGCGTTCTCCGCCAACGACCGCTACGGCACCCTGCTGGTCGTCGGGGTCGCCGGCCTGTTCGGCGCCCACGTTCTGGAGAACGTCGGCATGACCATGGGGCTGATGCCGGTCACCGGTATCCCGCTGCCCTTCGTCAGCTACGGACCCACCGCCCTGCTGGCCAACATGGCCGCCATCGGCCTGGTCCAGAGCGTGGCAGCCCGGCGGGAGCCCCTGCCCTATGACTGATGAAGGAGAGGGTTGGCCTTGGCCTTGCCTGATTGGATCCGCGGCATGCTGCTGCGGCCGGCGGAAACCTTCGCGCAGGCACAGACGCAGATGCGTTTCGCCTACCTCTGGATCCTGCTGACCGTCTTCACCGTCGAGGCCGTCATGCTGCTCTTCCATCCCAGCGTGCGCTCAGCCGTGCCCTCACTGCCGGCAGGGGCACTGCTCTGGAGCCTTCTCAACCTGATGCTGACGCTGTTCGCCGTGCAGGCGGTGCTGCTCTTCTGGAGCGGACGCATCTTCGGCTGGAAGATCGAACTCCAGGAGGCGGCCAAGTACACGGGGCTGGTGTGGGTGCTGTTCCTGGTGGAGGACATCGTCACCTTCGTCCCCTACCTCACGCAGCGGGACTGGCTGGTGCTCTGGGCCTCTGTGCCGTTCCTCGTGTGGCGGGTCGTGGCCCAGACGGCAGGGGTGCACCGCATCTCGGGCCTGCCCCTGGTCCGGTGCCTGGGCCTGGTGCTCACGGCGACGCTCCCCTGGAACCTGCCCCTGCTGTACCTGAACTGGAGCGGCCTCGTCGCACCGTAATGTTAGGTACAAGAGAGCGGGTTCGCCACCCCGCGGAAGGGCCGGCGAACCCGCTTTCGTCGCTACTGCATGAACATCTTCTTAACGGCGTACACGGTGAGCTGCCGCTGGATCTCGGCGATGGAGGTGGTGAGCGGAATCCCCTTCGGGCAGGCCCGCACGCAGTTCTGGGCGCTGCCGCACTCCATGATGCCGCCCGGGCCCATCAGGGCCTCCAGCCGCTCGTGGGCGTGCATCTTGCCCGTCGGATGGGCGTTGAACAGCCGCACCTGGGAGATCGGCGCGGGACCGATGAAGTCGGTTTTCTCGTTGTAGTTGGGGCACGCCTCCATGCAGCAGCCGCAGGTCATGCACTCCGACAGCTTATACATCCACTCCTGGTCGGCGGGCGACTGGCGCGGCCCGGGGCCGAGGTCGTGGGTACCGTCGATGGGGATCCACGCCTTCACGCGCTTCAGCGCCTCGAACATGCGGGAGCGGTCCACCATGAGGTCCCGGACCAGGGGGAACGACTTCAGCGGCTCCAGCACGATCGGCTGCGTCAGGTTGTCGACCAGGGCGGAGCAGGCCTGGCGGGCCTTGCCGTTGATCACCATCGAGCAGGCGCCGCAGACCTCCTCCAGGCAGTTGGAGTCCCAGACCACCGGCGTGGTGCGCTTGCCCTCGGCGTTGACCGGGTTGCGCTGGATCTCCATCAGGCAGGCGATGACGTTCATGCCGGGGCGGTACGGGATGCGGAACTCCTCCCAGTAGAAGGGCTTATCCGGTGCCTCCTGCCGCCTGATGCGGAGTTCGATGAACTTCCTCTGATCGGCCACGGTTCCCGTACCCCCTTACTTGCTCGAGTAGTCCCGCTTGCGGGGCTGGATGTGAGTGATGTCGACCGGCTGGTAGAACAGCTCCGGCCCGTCCTCGGTGTGGCGGGCAATGGTGGTCTTCAGCCAGTTCGCGTCGTCCCGCTCCGGGAACTCGGGCTTGTAGTGCGCCCCGCGGGACTCGTTCCGGGCCAGCGCGCCCTTGGTGATGACCTCCGCCAGGACCAGCATGCCGTGGAGCCAGCGGGTGAACACAGCGGGCTGGTTGGAGTGGCTGCCGGTGTCGGGTACGCCGATCCGCTCGTACCGCTCCTTCAGCTCGGCGATCTTCACGAGCGTCTCCTGGAGCTTGGCGTTGTACCGCACCACGGTGACGTTGTCGGTCATGACCTTGCCCAGTTCGTCGGCCAGGACGTAGGGGTTTTCGGGACCGTCCATGCGCAGGATGCGCTGGTACTTGGCCTCGGCCTCCCGCACGGCCGCCTCGAAAATCGACTCGGGCAACTCCTCGGCCGGGGTGGTGTTGAGCCCCAGGACGTACTTCACGGCCGCAGGGCCGGTCACCATGCCGTCAAAGACGCAGGAGACCAGCGAGTTGGCGCCGAGCCGGTTGGCGCCGTGATGCTGGAACGAGGCCTCGCCGGCGGCGTAGAGGCCGGGGATGTTGGTCATGAAGCTCTTCGGGCTCGAGATGTCCATGTCGTTGTTGGCCTTCTTCTCGTAGCCCGCCCAGAGGCCGCCCATGCTGTAGTGGACCCCCGGGAAGATCTTCATGGGCACCTTGGTGGGGTCGTCGCCGACGAACTTGATGTACATGTCGATGAGGTTGCCGATGCGCCGGCGCAGGGTCTCTGCCGGGATGTGGCTCACATCCAGGTAGACCATGTTCTTGCCGTCGACGCCCAGCTTCTGGTTGACGCAGACGTCGAAGATCTCGCGCGTGGCGATGTCGCGCGGGACCAGATTGCCGTACTTGGGGTACTTCTCCTCGAGGAAATACCAGGGCTTGCCATCCTTGTAGGTCCAGACGCGGCCGCCCTCGCCGCGGATCGACTCCGACATGAGCCGCAGCTTGTCGTCGCCTGGGATGGCGGTGGGGTGCACCTGGATCATCTCGCCGTTGGCGTACCATGCACCCTGCTGGTAGACGATCGCGGCGGCGGAGCCGGTATTGATCACCGAGTTGGTGGACTTGCCGAAGATCATGCCGATTCCGCCCGTGGCCATGATGACCGCGTCGGCCTTGAACGCCCGGAACTCCATGGTGCGCAGGTTCTGCGCGGTGCAGCCGACCACCCGGCCCTCGTGGAGCACGAGACCGGTGAAGTCCCACCCCTCCCACTTGGTGACCTTGCCGTCCACCTCGTGGCGGCGCACCTGCTCGTCCAGGGCGTACAGCAGCTGCTGGCCGGTGGAGCCGCCGGAGAACGCGGTGCGGTGATACAGGGTGCCGCCGAAGCGCCGGAAGTCGATCAGCCCCTCCGGCGTGCGGTTGAAGGGCACACCCATCCGGTCGAAGAGGTAGATGATGCCCGGGGCCGCCTCACACATGGCCTTGACCGGCGGCTGATCGGCCAGGAAGTCGCCGCCGTAGATGGTGTCGTCAAAGTGGATCCAGGGAGAGTCACCCTCGCCCTTGGTGTTCACCGCGCCATTGATGCCCCCCTGCGCGCACA
The nucleotide sequence above comes from Symbiobacterium thermophilum IAM 14863. Encoded proteins:
- the sdhB gene encoding succinate dehydrogenase iron-sulfur subunit — encoded protein: MADQRKFIELRIRRQEAPDKPFYWEEFRIPYRPGMNVIACLMEIQRNPVNAEGKRTTPVVWDSNCLEEVCGACSMVINGKARQACSALVDNLTQPIVLEPLKSFPLVRDLMVDRSRMFEALKRVKAWIPIDGTHDLGPGPRQSPADQEWMYKLSECMTCGCCMEACPNYNEKTDFIGPAPISQVRLFNAHPTGKMHAHERLEALMGPGGIMECGSAQNCVRACPKGIPLTTSIAEIQRQLTVYAVKKMFMQ
- a CDS encoding EVE domain-containing protein, with amino-acid sequence MAFWLMKTEPTVYSYDDLERAGRDLWDGVRNAAAARNMRAMRPGDLFLFYHTGDERAVVGVGRIVSEPYPDPTDSEGRWVAVDVEPLYRFRTPVTLADVKADPRFADWALVRQSRLSVMPVSQEQWAWLHEMGGTELREA
- a CDS encoding N-acyl-D-amino-acid deacylase family protein, with translation MPRLIAVLFGLLLLVSCSAPPAGPAGAAEGGGAAGGEPPGRGAADPPAVEATPIVYDLVIAGGTVVDGTGAPGFRGDVAVSGDRIVAVGDVGPYRAERVIDATGLVVAPGFINPHSHTHDDLLNPFIERDAKASLMQGITTEIGGVDGRSPVDIGAFLSRLEAEGTGVNYGTYLGQGSVRAHVMGWAEGPAGEAQLAEMKRLVREGMEDGALGLSTGLEYQPGSFAGTAELVELVKETAPYGGIYATHMRSEGDALVEAIEEALEIGRQAGVPVNLSHLKIVHYRNWGKEDEVVRLIEEARAAGQRVFADVYPYRAPDYAVNRPLAEWASALPPEHLLIVDGAPGELQGLTVAEAAALLGLPESEAARSLLARHPNTRVVALVSSERAMHRFYAADWSVVSTDGEAQPKLATAAEARAYAFHRRSYGTYPQLFEELVRKRGVLTLEQAVRKSTGQVADELGLKSRGYVKPGQYADLVLFDPATVADRTTWLSPQEYPEGIAYVLVNGHVVVDRGEWVGGRHGRIIRRGEE
- the sdhA gene encoding succinate dehydrogenase flavoprotein subunit, with product MRRNLIVVGGGLAGLMAVIKAAEAGFHVDLISLVPVKRSHSVCAQGGINGAVNTKGEGDSPWIHFDDTIYGGDFLADQPPVKAMCEAAPGIIYLFDRMGVPFNRTPEGLIDFRRFGGTLYHRTAFSGGSTGQQLLYALDEQVRRHEVDGKVTKWEGWDFTGLVLHEGRVVGCTAQNLRTMEFRAFKADAVIMATGGIGMIFGKSTNSVINTGSAAAIVYQQGAWYANGEMIQVHPTAIPGDDKLRLMSESIRGEGGRVWTYKDGKPWYFLEEKYPKYGNLVPRDIATREIFDVCVNQKLGVDGKNMVYLDVSHIPAETLRRRIGNLIDMYIKFVGDDPTKVPMKIFPGVHYSMGGLWAGYEKKANNDMDISSPKSFMTNIPGLYAAGEASFQHHGANRLGANSLVSCVFDGMVTGPAAVKYVLGLNTTPAEELPESIFEAAVREAEAKYQRILRMDGPENPYVLADELGKVMTDNVTVVRYNAKLQETLVKIAELKERYERIGVPDTGSHSNQPAVFTRWLHGMLVLAEVITKGALARNESRGAHYKPEFPERDDANWLKTTIARHTEDGPELFYQPVDITHIQPRKRDYSSK
- the rodA gene encoding rod shape-determining protein RodA, coding for MIDWPLFAIVLAITAIGFVVISSAAPSYEVKADLIKQAAALVMGIFAWAILLLLDYNELRALHWWIYGFNVAMLLAVVAFGVEVMGNKNWLDLGVIMVQPSELGKVLLIITLAKQLDDMERLDAWWHLAPPILHVLPVLGAVVLQKDLGTALVFAVIGVVMVYGRGFPGRKLLAAGILLAAFVVGSVWSHYTYGTVFPLNINPGQWSRIDAFLFPEKDPQGSGWQVLQSKMAIASGDIWGKGYKQGEYQQNGWLPFPHTDFAFAALVEEWGFVGGAVLLGLYALLFLRLAIIAFSANDRYGTLLVVGVAGLFGAHVLENVGMTMGLMPVTGIPLPFVSYGPTALLANMAAIGLVQSVAARREPLPYD
- a CDS encoding RNA recognition motif domain-containing protein, with product MAKTLYFGNLPWAATSEDLHNAVSQYCEVISARIVTDRETGRSRGFGFVEVPDEAAQLVIDALNGAEWAGRPLTVNEARPRDGRANLGLPKKVQP